AGAAACAGACCGGTGGTTCTGGCCAGTACGGCAAGATCGACTACACGATCGAGCCGGCTGAGCAAGGCACGGGCTTCGAGTTCGCCTCCAAGGTCACCGGCGGTAACGTGCCGAAGGAGTTCTGGCCGGCGATCGAGAAGGGCTTCGCAAACAGCCTGGATAAGGGCCCGCTCGCCGGGTACCCCATGCTCGACGTGAAGGTGACCTTACTGGACGGTAACTACCACCCGGTGGACTCCTCGGCCATCGCCTTCGAAATCGCAGCTAAGGCGGCTTACCGCACGAGCATGCCGAAGGCTGGCCCGCAACTGCTGGAGCCGATCATGAAGGTGGACGTGTTCTCGCCGGACGATCACGTGGGTGACGTCATCGGTGACCTCAACCGTCGCCGCGGCATGATCAAGTCCCAGGAGCCCGGCCCGACCGGTGTGCGCGTGAAGGCTGACGTGCCCCTGTCGGAGATGTTCGGCTACATCGGTGACCTGCGCACCATGACCTCCGGTCGCGGCCAGTTCTCGATGGAGTTCGCGCACTACGCACCGTGCCCGAACAACGTCGCCGAGACGATCATCGCCGAAGCCGCCGAGCGCAAGAAGGCATCCTGAGCCTCACGGGTCTGACCGGCGCCCGCCGGCATGCTCGGTAAGCTCGTGCTGGGCCCTCTTCTGGGCCTGGTACTGTCGATAGCCCTCGGCGCCGCCCTCATCGCGGGCGGCGCCGAGGTGCAACTCTCCCTCCCCGGCACCTCCATCCCGCAAACGCTGCAGACCTTGGCAGTGTTGGTCGTCGGGGGCCTTTTCGGGCCCTTCGCCGGCGTATTCGCAGTGCTGGCGTACCTGGGCCTCGGCGTAGCAGGAGTACCCGTGTTCGCTGACGACGGCGTCGGCTGGGCACGACTCACTGGCCCCACCGCCGGTTACCTGTGGGGATTCATTGCCGGTGCTGGCCTGATGGGCTTCTGGCCCGCCCGACGATCCCTCAAAGGCCTCCCCACCCTCGTGGTAGGCGCCCTCCTGGCACACGCAATAATTTTGGCCGGAGGGTGGTGGCAGCTCTCGAATACGATAGGCTATGTCAACGCCTTCGAGAGAGGCGTCGAACCCTTCTTGATCGGCGCCCTGGCGAAATCCGCGGCTGCTGCCCTGCTGCTCTGGGGCTGGCGTCAGATCCGTACGCGACTTCGGGTGCCGAGCTTCCTACTACCCACATAGCGATTCACTATGGCTGACGTACATC
This genomic stretch from Pseudomonadota bacterium harbors:
- a CDS encoding biotin transporter BioY, coding for MLGKLVLGPLLGLVLSIALGAALIAGGAEVQLSLPGTSIPQTLQTLAVLVVGGLFGPFAGVFAVLAYLGLGVAGVPVFADDGVGWARLTGPTAGYLWGFIAGAGLMGFWPARRSLKGLPTLVVGALLAHAIILAGGWWQLSNTIGYVNAFERGVEPFLIGALAKSAAAALLLWGWRQIRTRLRVPSFLLPT